acatgtttaatgaatgggagaagctgcaaaacttctatgaaggcttaacactgaagtctcaggaatccttggatcactcagctggaggttccttacagctcatgaaaactgcagaggaggctcaagaacttattgatatggtggccaacaaccaatatttctttgctcatcaaagaagtcgccaaccatcacagagaagaggcgtaatggagctagaaggagtagattcaatcctggctcaaaacaaattaatgcagcagcaaattcaacaacaatttgagcaaatgaccaagaggattgacaacctccaagttgcagcagtcaacactagccaaccatcagttacatggggacaaaatgaagaagttcaagaagagcaacagcaagaacaagttcagtacATGCACTCTAatccaaatgaagtctatggtgatacatacacccctcatggaagaatcaccccaacctcagatggggagatactcacaaccaaaaccaacaaccatggcagagaaactcaaaccaaaacaacccaagACACAATCAAAATTTCAACCAGCAGCAAACCAACCAAAATACCTATAGAAAACCTCAAAACAATTACCCCACTCACAACCAATACCAATCCACCAACCAAAATTCCTATCATCCACCAACCACAGCTCATAACCCACCACAAGCACCACCTGAACCCCAAAGAATCACCAACTTGGAAACCATGatagaaaaaatgatgaaactccAAGAAATGACAAACAAAAACCATGAGGCCTCCATAAAGAACCTAGAAAGGCAGATCGGGCAAATTTCCAAGCAAATGTctgttgagagaccttcaagtTCACTGCCTagtgacacaatcccaaatcccaaGGAGGAGTGTAAGGCAATACAATTGAGAAGTGGGAGAATATTGatgagcaacaatgacactacaaagaaacaaaaagagagCATCAAAGAACCAACAGAGGATAAGCAAACAAAAGCAGATCAAGCTAAGGAGCAAGTTGTGGTGCCAACCAAAAGCAATGAGAAACTCAAAGAACAGGAGAACCAGCCACATAGCTCAAAGGAAAAGACTCAAGGACAGCGGCAAATCGAAAAGAGCATCACACCTCcactgccatatcctcagagattcaacaaagaggttaaggaccaacatttccacaaattccttgagaccTTCAAGAGGCTGGAAATCAATATCCCTCTAGCTGAAGTACTTGAGCGAATGCCTTTATATGCCAAGTTTTTGAAGGATCTTATCAATAAGAAGAGAAATTGGCTTGAGAAGGAAACCATATTACTGACAGAGGAATGCAGTGCTGTGATTCAGCGGGGTATTCCCCCAAAACTCAAAGATCCGGGGGGTTTTGTAGTGTCATGCACCATTGGAAAAACAATTCTCAACAAAGCTCTCTGTGACCTTGGTGCcagcatcaatttaatgcctCTCTCAATGATGAGAAAACTTGATATAGAAGAGCTTAAATCCACCAGGATGTCATTAGTTATGGCTGACAGATCCATTAAGACACccaatggaattgtggaaaatctGTTGGTGAAGATTGGGGAATTTATCTtcccggcagattttgtgattttggatacTGAAGAGGAAGGAAGTGACTCAATCATTTTGGGGAGGCCATTCTTACACACAGCAAGAGCCATCATCGAtgtagaaaaaggagaaatggtCTTCAGGGTCCATAATGAACAAATGATCATAaatgttttcaagtcaatgcaaAATAGCCCTGAGCAAGAGGATTATGTAAAAGTAGATATGATAGAGAGTTTGGTGGAAGAAATGCTGGAAGAAAGTTCTCAAGAGCAAGAAGGAGATCAAAatgcaatagaagaacaagtagccgagggtgcaaaagcaagaactgaagccattaccctctcatctcaaatatgcatttcttggcacTTCAGAAAGCCTCCCAGTGATAATCAACTCGTCtttgacaaagaaagaagaaggagagcttcttgatgttctcagaactcacaaggatgccttaggatggaccattgatgacctgAAGGGCATCAGCCCCacagtatgcatgcataagattcttttggaggacaattccaaagcagtgattcaacctcagagaagactcaaccctgcaatgaaggaggtcgtccagaaggaagtgatgaaattatggaatgcaggaatcatataccctatttccgatagctcgtggataagcccagtccaagtgataccaaagaaaggagggatgacagtcattattaatgagaaaagtgaacTCATTCCGACTAGAActgtgacagggtggaggatgtgtattgactatagaaggctgaatgatgccacacgcaaagatcatttcccacttcctttcattgatcaaatgctcgaaaggttggctggccatgcttattattgtttcttggatggatattctgggtataatcagatagtggtggacccaaaggaccaagaaagacttcattcacatgcccagttggagtttttgcttataagaatgccattcggattgtgcaatgc
The Arachis stenosperma cultivar V10309 chromosome 7, arast.V10309.gnm1.PFL2, whole genome shotgun sequence genome window above contains:
- the LOC130939851 gene encoding uncharacterized protein LOC130939851 yields the protein MPLYAKFLKDLINKKRNWLEKETILLTEECSAVIQRGIPPKLKDPGGFVVSCTIGKTILNKALCDLGASINLMPLSMMRKLDIEELKSTRMSLVMADRSIKTPNGIVENLLVKIGEFIFPADFVILDTEEEGSDSIILGRPFLHTARAIIDVEKGEMVFRVHNEQMIINVFKSMQNSPEQEDYVKVDMIESLVEEMLEESSQEQEGDQNAIEEQKASQ